A single window of [Clostridium] hylemonae DSM 15053 DNA harbors:
- a CDS encoding MATE family efflux transporter produces the protein MKNEVKTDRSGYLFDNKALLALIIPLIIEQLLAVLVGMADSIMIASVGEAAVSGVSLVDQIMVLLINLFGALATGGAVVAGQYLGQKNQKQACRAATQLVWFITVSAVVITVIVYACKFFILHGVFGRIEQDVMGHANTYLMIVTASIPFMALYNGGAAIFRAMGNSKVSMQVSIVMNIINVAGNALLIYGFHRGTEGVAIPTLVSRMVAAVLIIALLVNQTRTLHIEKTLRYRPDWRLVKKILSIGIPNGLENSMFQLGKILVLSLVSTFGTYAIAANAVSNAVALFQILPGMAMTLAATTVIARCVGAGDYEQVRYYNKKLIMITHICMVVTVGAIFLILPFILKAYHLSDLTAGVTKQILYFHGISAILIWPVSFILPATFRASGDAKACMYISILSMWIFRIIFSYILGKYMGLGVFGIWVAMVIDWIFRVICFAIRYFRGSWKKKAIV, from the coding sequence ATGAAAAATGAAGTAAAGACAGACAGAAGCGGTTATCTTTTTGACAACAAAGCGCTTCTGGCATTGATCATTCCGCTTATCATCGAGCAGCTTCTGGCGGTGCTCGTCGGTATGGCGGATTCTATTATGATTGCAAGTGTCGGAGAGGCGGCCGTATCCGGCGTTTCCCTCGTAGACCAGATCATGGTGCTGCTCATCAATCTCTTCGGAGCGCTCGCCACAGGCGGCGCGGTCGTTGCGGGACAGTACCTCGGACAGAAAAATCAGAAGCAGGCATGCAGGGCGGCCACACAGCTCGTGTGGTTTATCACTGTCAGCGCGGTCGTCATAACGGTGATCGTGTACGCATGCAAGTTTTTTATCCTTCACGGTGTCTTCGGCAGGATAGAGCAGGACGTCATGGGCCATGCCAATACATATCTGATGATAGTGACCGCGTCGATCCCTTTCATGGCGCTGTATAACGGCGGAGCCGCCATCTTCCGCGCCATGGGAAACTCTAAAGTATCCATGCAGGTATCGATCGTAATGAACATCATAAACGTAGCGGGAAATGCTCTGCTGATCTACGGGTTCCACAGAGGAACGGAAGGTGTCGCCATCCCGACGCTCGTCTCCCGTATGGTGGCCGCGGTGCTCATCATTGCTCTTCTTGTAAATCAGACGAGGACGCTGCATATAGAAAAGACACTGCGCTACCGGCCGGACTGGAGGCTTGTGAAAAAGATCCTGAGTATCGGGATCCCGAACGGTCTGGAAAACAGTATGTTCCAGCTCGGAAAGATACTCGTGCTGAGCCTCGTGTCTACGTTCGGCACCTATGCCATAGCGGCCAATGCGGTATCCAATGCCGTGGCGCTGTTCCAGATACTTCCCGGCATGGCGATGACACTGGCGGCCACGACCGTCATTGCCCGCTGTGTGGGGGCGGGAGACTATGAACAGGTCCGCTATTATAATAAGAAGCTGATCATGATCACCCACATCTGCATGGTTGTGACGGTTGGGGCCATTTTCCTCATACTGCCGTTTATTTTAAAGGCATATCATCTGTCGGATCTGACGGCTGGCGTCACAAAGCAGATCCTGTATTTCCACGGGATCAGCGCAATACTCATATGGCCGGTATCCTTTATCCTCCCGGCCACGTTCCGGGCGTCGGGGGATGCAAAGGCGTGCATGTACATCTCCATTTTGTCCATGTGGATCTTCCGTATCATATTCAGCTACATTCTCGGCAAATATATGGGACTGGGCGTATTCGGCATATGGGTCGCCATGGTTATCGACTGGATCTTCCGTGTAATCTGCTTTGCTATCCGGTATTTCCGCGGAAGCTGGAAGAAAAAAGCAATCGTATAA
- a CDS encoding ParA family protein encodes MAKIVELFNHKGGVSKTTTTFHLAWKLSQQGKKVLLVDGDSQCNLTGMFLGETFDEYYVNEATKNMNLKDAVKVAFTGRPQPIEAIECPIHIKNPNLYIIPGHMDLSEYESSLSLALNSNNAIVTLQNLPGSFYELIKKCCEKYGIDYVFIDMNPGLSAINQTFFSYADAFIVPANPDPFSTMALKTLKQTLPKWKRWALQAKEMFKDSAYPLPECEMKFIGEIIQRFNLRNHKAAKPYTGKITEIKTYIETEFVRELEKYDMVYDISSLIQAGVLTDRCLGEIPEFGALIQKANEAMLPVFDLSKEDMGTVGNVYDSMEEKRELFNDMYKKIVKVIMELV; translated from the coding sequence ATGGCAAAAATAGTAGAGTTGTTTAATCATAAAGGTGGGGTTAGTAAAACAACAACAACCTTTCATTTAGCATGGAAGCTATCTCAACAAGGTAAAAAAGTTTTATTAGTAGATGGAGATTCACAATGCAATTTGACAGGAATGTTTTTGGGTGAAACATTTGATGAATATTATGTTAATGAAGCTACAAAAAATATGAATTTGAAAGATGCAGTAAAAGTTGCATTTACTGGAAGACCCCAGCCTATTGAGGCAATAGAGTGTCCTATTCACATTAAAAATCCAAATTTATATATAATACCTGGACATATGGATTTATCGGAATATGAATCGTCATTAAGTCTTGCTTTAAACAGTAATAACGCAATAGTAACATTGCAAAATTTGCCGGGTTCTTTTTATGAGCTGATAAAAAAATGCTGTGAAAAATACGGGATTGACTATGTATTTATAGATATGAATCCGGGACTAAGTGCAATCAATCAGACTTTCTTTTCATATGCAGATGCATTTATTGTACCTGCAAACCCTGATCCTTTTTCAACGATGGCACTAAAAACTTTAAAACAGACATTGCCAAAATGGAAAAGATGGGCATTACAGGCAAAAGAAATGTTTAAGGATTCTGCATATCCATTGCCGGAATGTGAGATGAAATTTATAGGAGAAATCATCCAGAGATTTAATTTGAGAAATCATAAGGCAGCAAAGCCATATACTGGCAAAATAACTGAAATTAAGACTTATATAGAAACAGAATTTGTACGTGAACTAGAAAAATATGACATGGTATATGACATATCATCCTTGATTCAAGCTGGTGTACTCACAGATAGATGTCTTGGAGAAATCCCTGAGTTTGGCGCGTTAATACAAAAGGCTAATGAAGCTATGCTTCCGGTATTTGATTTATCAAAAGAGGATATGGGAACGGTGGGAAATGTATATGACAGTATGGAAGAAAAAAGGGAACTTTTTAATGATATGTATAAAAAAATTGTTAAAGTGATTATGGAGTTAGTGTAA
- a CDS encoding response regulator transcription factor — protein MRIVVVEDEAPIRNGMSRLLQKINSEYELAGTADNGLQGLELIERVKPDLVILDIHMPDMDGLTMLAKVREKGISCKAIVLSAYSDFSYAKIAIELGIENYLLKPIKIPELKRALEQVEKTIIEEQSKEEFFTLENIFYRSVTGQFISDRQTDITLEKHFRIMPDEEIVVFLVKLSGCYPVYHDTVRSLLEETGIHNGTFSSCLLEFEDKEGIIMLLYKMDDQDELRQYFQKAVMPMLCGQVKGSFAAVWRACEGLAGVNPALENMREDLEWNLVLGREVLISRERIGQAEAVPVKYPVEIETQARQAIVSNHREEFDACTKRLREYFLADVHFPKEIKEACIRYCMAIYHTAKEAGKVSEDTSAQDIMNLITQAYTWEQIGKAYGLFYKSLRFQREEEATSLMVQRAGQLMQEYYNQGITLEEIARKLCVSEEYLSAQFKKETGKTFTETIRGYRIEKVKELLLQTTLKLNQIADLAGYTDPKYMSKVFKDEVGVTPAEYRKLNN, from the coding sequence ATGAGAATAGTAGTTGTAGAGGACGAGGCGCCCATAAGGAACGGTATGAGCAGACTGCTTCAAAAGATCAATTCTGAGTATGAGCTTGCGGGCACGGCTGATAACGGCCTGCAGGGGCTGGAGCTGATCGAGCGGGTGAAGCCGGATCTCGTTATTCTGGATATTCATATGCCGGACATGGACGGGCTTACGATGCTTGCCAAAGTACGGGAAAAAGGAATCAGCTGCAAGGCGATTGTCCTGTCGGCATATTCAGACTTTTCCTATGCCAAGATCGCCATCGAGCTCGGCATTGAGAATTATCTGCTGAAACCGATCAAGATACCGGAACTGAAACGGGCGCTGGAGCAGGTGGAGAAAACGATCATAGAGGAGCAGAGCAAGGAAGAGTTTTTTACCCTTGAAAATATATTTTACCGCAGTGTGACCGGGCAGTTTATATCGGACAGGCAGACAGATATCACGCTGGAAAAGCATTTTCGCATTATGCCGGACGAGGAGATCGTTGTCTTTCTCGTAAAGCTTAGCGGCTGCTACCCGGTCTATCACGACACAGTCAGGTCGCTTCTGGAAGAGACGGGGATCCATAACGGTACGTTCTCCTCGTGTCTGCTGGAGTTTGAGGATAAGGAAGGTATCATCATGCTTCTCTATAAGATGGACGATCAGGATGAGCTGCGGCAGTATTTTCAAAAAGCAGTGATGCCGATGCTCTGCGGACAGGTAAAAGGCAGTTTCGCAGCGGTCTGGAGAGCGTGTGAGGGACTGGCGGGAGTGAACCCGGCGCTGGAGAATATGAGGGAAGATCTGGAATGGAATCTTGTCCTCGGCCGGGAAGTGCTCATCAGCAGAGAACGGATCGGGCAGGCCGAGGCTGTGCCGGTGAAATATCCTGTGGAAATAGAGACGCAGGCCAGACAGGCCATCGTGTCAAATCATAGGGAGGAATTTGACGCGTGTACGAAGCGTCTGAGGGAATATTTTCTGGCAGATGTCCATTTTCCAAAAGAAATAAAGGAGGCGTGCATCCGCTATTGTATGGCCATATATCATACGGCCAAGGAGGCCGGCAAAGTGTCAGAGGATACATCTGCCCAGGATATCATGAATCTGATCACTCAGGCATACACGTGGGAACAGATAGGGAAAGCATACGGCCTGTTCTATAAAAGCCTCAGGTTCCAGAGGGAGGAAGAGGCCACAAGTCTTATGGTGCAGCGCGCGGGACAGCTGATGCAGGAATATTACAATCAGGGGATAACACTGGAAGAGATCGCCCGGAAGCTCTGTGTGTCAGAAGAATATTTAAGCGCACAGTTTAAAAAGGAGACGGGTAAGACATTTACTGAGACGATACGGGGATACCGGATAGAGAAAGTAAAAGAGCTGCTGCTGCAGACTACGCTGAAGCTGAACCAGATCGCAGATCTGGCCGGATATACGGATCCGAAATATATGAGTAAGGTATTTAAAGATGAAGTCGGAGTGACACCTGCCGAGTATCGGAAACTGAATAATTAA
- a CDS encoding DUF4062 domain-containing protein, whose amino-acid sequence MENIKYQVFISSTYSDLMNERKQVLDILLMADCIPAGMENFVATDDEQFNVIKKVIDLCDYYVLILGRRYGSVNETTGISYTEMEYNYAIDKGIPVLVFVLDDSVEIDNEKKEKDDIKRGKLAEFKSKAMRNRLASIWRDQSELMGKVAIAIMQAKNEIKRPGWHRGNDVERERLLKEIDLLRKENEDLRKGVELHDNKPIDFNGIFYGKEITLHYTERVYVFTKDTVIHEKNVVTTLDKLYQFVSLRITGIKKLSEFQEAVSGFVSGYYVDTQDALIVRNKYEQLGLINSFVGKDNIEMIEMTDLGKDIMNKLNQ is encoded by the coding sequence ATGGAGAACATAAAGTATCAAGTTTTTATAAGTTCTACATATTCTGATTTGATGAACGAGCGAAAGCAAGTGCTAGATATTTTGCTTATGGCAGATTGCATTCCAGCGGGGATGGAAAATTTTGTTGCAACAGATGACGAACAGTTTAATGTCATAAAAAAAGTAATTGATTTATGTGATTATTATGTCCTGATTTTGGGGCGACGCTATGGGTCAGTGAATGAGACAACAGGGATTAGTTATACTGAGATGGAATATAACTATGCAATAGATAAAGGAATTCCTGTTCTTGTGTTTGTATTGGATGATTCGGTAGAAATTGATAATGAAAAAAAGGAAAAAGATGATATAAAAAGAGGAAAATTGGCTGAATTTAAAAGTAAGGCTATGAGAAATAGATTGGCAAGTATTTGGAGAGATCAATCAGAATTAATGGGAAAAGTTGCGATTGCAATTATGCAGGCGAAAAACGAAATAAAGCGTCCCGGATGGCATAGAGGAAATGATGTGGAAAGGGAAAGATTATTAAAAGAAATTGATTTGTTGAGAAAAGAAAATGAAGATTTACGAAAGGGCGTAGAGTTACATGACAATAAGCCAATAGATTTTAATGGTATATTTTATGGTAAGGAGATAACCTTGCACTATACAGAACGAGTTTATGTTTTTACAAAGGATACTGTAATTCATGAGAAAAACGTGGTTACGACACTCGATAAGCTGTATCAATTTGTTTCATTGAGAATTACTGGTATTAAAAAACTATCAGAGTTTCAGGAGGCAGTAAGTGGATTTGTGTCAGGATATTATGTAGATACTCAAGATGCACTAATTGTTAGAAATAAATATGAACAATTAGGATTAATAAATAGTTTTGTTGGGAAAGACAATATTGAAATGATTGAAATGACAGATTTAGGTAAAGATATTATGAATAAATTAAATCAGTAA
- a CDS encoding KilA-N domain-containing protein, with translation MDNSNECIGITSKSGRYGGTYVHTEIAFEFASWISPEFKLYIIKHYQRLKKDEASRLAIGWNFKRELSKINYCIPTYAVKEFLTTPILSPQEMAYTYVSDADIFNMALFGKTAAQWRNEKGISVKIANIRDFASA, from the coding sequence ATGGATAATAGCAACGAATGCATAGGTATTACATCAAAATCAGGTAGATATGGTGGTACTTATGTTCATACAGAAATAGCATTTGAGTTTGCCTCATGGATTTCCCCAGAATTTAAACTCTATATTATTAAGCATTATCAGCGATTAAAGAAAGATGAAGCAAGTAGACTTGCAATTGGTTGGAATTTTAAGAGGGAACTTTCAAAAATAAATTATTGTATTCCCACATATGCGGTAAAGGAATTTCTAACAACACCCATATTATCTCCACAGGAGATGGCATATACATACGTTTCGGATGCAGATATTTTTAATATGGCATTGTTTGGAAAGACAGCGGCACAGTGGAGAAATGAAAAAGGGATAAGTGTAAAGATAGCTAATATTAGAGATTTTGCATCGGCGTAA
- a CDS encoding HPr family phosphocarrier protein: MSRKTVVFQRPDDVLDFVNKVGKYPFDMDMKRGRFIVDAKSILGLMNLGLKNKIELQVYHDSCDELWQDIEKYIAA, translated from the coding sequence ATGAGCAGAAAGACAGTGGTATTTCAAAGACCTGACGATGTCCTGGACTTTGTCAATAAGGTGGGCAAGTATCCTTTCGATATGGATATGAAACGCGGCAGATTCATTGTGGACGCGAAGTCTATATTAGGCCTTATGAATCTCGGACTGAAGAATAAGATCGAGCTCCAGGTTTATCATGACAGTTGTGATGAACTTTGGCAGGATATCGAAAAATACATTGCAGCGTAA
- a CDS encoding HEPN domain-containing protein — MLIAYKRFTDLVNNTQNVGVLYEYIENTMKAPVDTSDLLRWQWIQCISVFDKFVHDIVRIGMVEIFQGNRISTPKFNDFQIDYQTYENIINNPLIASTVFEQRVILKHSFLAFQDPVKVADALSYIWNENDKWGKISGLICMNKKDCVTFLKNAVIRRNQIVHESDYTDALSRRQDIYAQDVVDIRNYTLKVGGAIYNCVK; from the coding sequence ATGTTGATTGCATATAAAAGATTTACCGATTTGGTAAATAACACGCAGAATGTTGGAGTTCTGTATGAATATATAGAGAATACGATGAAAGCTCCTGTTGATACAAGCGACTTATTAAGATGGCAATGGATTCAGTGCATTTCAGTGTTTGATAAATTTGTTCATGATATTGTACGAATAGGAATGGTTGAGATATTTCAGGGAAATAGGATTTCTACACCAAAATTTAATGATTTCCAAATAGATTACCAAACATATGAAAATATAATTAACAATCCTTTAATAGCAAGTACAGTATTTGAGCAAAGAGTAATACTTAAACATAGCTTTTTGGCGTTTCAAGATCCGGTCAAAGTTGCAGATGCGTTGTCTTATATCTGGAATGAAAACGATAAATGGGGAAAGATTTCAGGGTTGATATGCATGAATAAAAAAGACTGCGTGACTTTTTTGAAAAATGCAGTCATTCGTCGAAACCAAATTGTTCATGAGAGTGATTACACGGATGCACTTTCAAGACGACAAGACATTTATGCCCAAGATGTAGTTGATATACGAAATTATACTTTAAAGGTAGGTGGAGCAATTTATAATTGCGTAAAATAA
- the guaA gene encoding glutamine-hydrolyzing GMP synthase: protein MKRELVIVIDFGGQYNQLVARRVRECNVYCEIYSYKTDIEKIKELNPMGIILTGGPNSCYMPDSPTYSRELFELGIPVLGLCYGAQLMMHVLGGKVESADVREYGKTEVLIDKKTSRIFDQVSSPTICWMSHFDYISRTAPRFEITAHTADCPVAAAEDEAKKLYAIQYHPEVLHTVEGTKMLSNFVHNVCGCAGDWRMDSFVEESIRSIREKVGSGKVLCALSGGVDSSVAAVMLSKAIGSQLTCVFVDHGLLRKNEGDEVEAVFGPEGHYDLNFIRVNAQERFYERLAGVSEPEDKRKIIGEEFIRVFEEEARKIGAVDFLVQGTIYPDVVESGLGGESAVIKSHHNVGGLPDYVDFKEIIEPLRDLFKDEVRKAGLEMGIPEYLVFRQPFPGPGLGIRIVGEVTAEKVKMVQDADAIYREEIASAGLDKGIGQYFAALTNMRSVGVMGDERTYDYAVALRAVNTIDFMTAEAAEIPWSVLQKVTSRIINEVDHVNRVMYDITSKPPGTIEFE, encoded by the coding sequence GTGAAGAGAGAATTAGTAATTGTGATAGATTTCGGCGGCCAGTATAACCAGTTGGTGGCGCGCCGTGTCAGAGAATGCAATGTATATTGTGAGATCTATTCTTATAAAACAGATATTGAGAAGATCAAAGAGCTGAATCCCATGGGGATCATCCTGACGGGCGGCCCGAACAGCTGCTATATGCCGGACTCACCGACTTACAGCAGAGAGCTGTTTGAGCTTGGCATCCCGGTGCTTGGCCTCTGCTACGGCGCGCAGCTTATGATGCACGTGCTTGGCGGCAAGGTGGAAAGCGCGGATGTCCGAGAGTACGGCAAGACAGAAGTGCTGATCGACAAGAAAACGTCCAGAATATTTGACCAGGTCTCATCCCCGACCATATGCTGGATGAGTCATTTTGACTATATATCCAGGACAGCTCCCAGATTTGAAATAACAGCCCACACGGCCGACTGTCCTGTGGCGGCGGCAGAAGATGAGGCGAAGAAATTATATGCCATCCAGTACCACCCGGAAGTGCTTCATACGGTGGAAGGCACAAAGATGCTCTCCAACTTTGTGCACAATGTATGCGGCTGTGCCGGCGACTGGAGAATGGATTCCTTTGTGGAAGAATCCATCCGTTCGATCCGGGAAAAGGTCGGAAGCGGCAAGGTGCTCTGCGCCCTGTCCGGCGGCGTGGATTCCTCTGTGGCGGCAGTCATGCTCTCCAAGGCGATCGGCAGCCAGCTTACGTGTGTGTTCGTCGACCACGGCCTGCTGCGCAAGAATGAGGGCGACGAGGTGGAGGCAGTCTTCGGACCGGAAGGCCACTACGATTTGAACTTCATCCGTGTAAACGCGCAGGAGAGATTTTACGAAAGACTTGCCGGAGTGTCAGAGCCGGAAGACAAAAGAAAGATCATCGGGGAAGAGTTCATCCGTGTGTTTGAAGAAGAAGCCCGGAAAATAGGGGCCGTTGATTTCCTCGTGCAGGGAACCATCTACCCGGATGTGGTGGAGAGCGGGCTCGGCGGTGAGTCTGCGGTCATCAAATCTCATCACAATGTAGGAGGACTGCCGGACTATGTTGATTTCAAAGAGATCATTGAGCCGCTGCGTGACTTGTTCAAGGATGAAGTCCGCAAAGCAGGCCTGGAGATGGGCATTCCGGAATACCTCGTATTCCGCCAGCCGTTCCCGGGACCAGGGCTTGGCATCCGTATCGTCGGCGAAGTTACGGCCGAGAAGGTGAAAATGGTGCAGGACGCCGACGCCATTTACCGGGAAGAGATAGCCAGCGCCGGGCTGGACAAAGGCATCGGCCAATACTTTGCGGCGCTGACGAATATGAGAAGCGTCGGGGTTATGGGCGATGAGAGGACGTATGACTATGCAGTGGCGCTGCGGGCCGTGAATACGATAGACTTTATGACCGCGGAGGCGGCGGAGATCCCGTGGAGCGTGCTGCAGAAGGTGACGAGCAGGATTATAAATGAGGTGGATCATGTGAATCGGGTTATGTATGATATTACCTCGAAGCCGCCGGGGACGATAGAGTTTGAGTAA